A part of Microbulbifer sp. MI-G genomic DNA contains:
- the thiD gene encoding bifunctional hydroxymethylpyrimidine kinase/phosphomethylpyrimidine kinase — translation MDTPQPIILTITHHDPSGSAGIAADTETAVSLGCHAASAVSAISVGNTGELLGVAPMDDSLLVEQTRTVLEDMPVAAIKIGYLGSVENVRALHSVLRDYPDIPVVIDPDATLADKESVLAPPLWSAMASLLLPHATMVCPNRREARAMAVEADVLDAMAQELLEGGCRYLLLTGVPCKQQLQNRLYDVRGLIREFHWERLPPAAYGVCGTLATAIACHIAHGLTIIEAVSRSQQYTWSAIRDSRRLGMGRPIPNRLFWCER, via the coding sequence ATGGATACACCACAGCCCATTATCCTGACCATCACCCACCACGATCCCAGCGGTAGTGCCGGTATCGCTGCCGATACCGAGACGGCAGTCAGCCTTGGCTGCCACGCCGCTTCCGCCGTCTCTGCCATCAGCGTCGGCAATACCGGTGAACTGCTCGGGGTGGCGCCGATGGACGACAGCCTGCTGGTGGAACAGACCCGAACGGTCCTCGAGGATATGCCGGTGGCGGCCATCAAGATCGGCTACCTGGGCTCGGTGGAAAATGTGCGGGCACTGCACAGCGTATTGAGGGACTACCCGGATATCCCGGTGGTTATTGATCCGGATGCCACACTGGCGGACAAGGAGAGTGTGCTCGCCCCTCCTCTCTGGTCAGCCATGGCGTCCCTGCTGCTGCCCCATGCCACTATGGTCTGCCCAAACCGGCGCGAAGCCCGCGCTATGGCGGTAGAGGCGGATGTACTGGATGCAATGGCTCAGGAGTTGCTGGAAGGGGGCTGCCGCTACCTGCTGCTCACCGGTGTCCCCTGCAAACAACAGCTGCAAAATCGTCTCTACGACGTGCGCGGGCTGATCCGCGAATTTCACTGGGAGAGACTGCCACCGGCCGCCTACGGAGTTTGCGGAACCCTGGCCACTGCGATCGCCTGCCACATCGCCCATGGCCTGACCATCATTGAGGCGGTAAGTCGCAGCCAGCAGTACACCTGGAGCGCCATCAGAGACAGCCGCCGACTGGGCATGGGCAGGCCGATCCCCAACCGCCTCTTCTGGTGTGAACGCTGA
- the argC gene encoding N-acetyl-gamma-glutamyl-phosphate reductase: MIKVAIVGGTGYTGLELLRLLAVHPQAEVTAITSRSRKDIRVAELFPNLRRHCELAFCEPHIDRLADCDVVFFATPHGAAQAQVPPLLERGIRVIDLSADFRLRDIPTWERWYGQVHGAPALAQEAVYGLPEVNRAEIAGAQLIACPGCYPTAIQLGWIPLLEADMVESEGLVASAASGASGAGRQGKTGLILAENSDNFRAYSASGHRHLPEIEQGLSRVQPPGATPAQVTFVPHLLPMVRGIHATLLAKARGHLSAAELQALYENRYRDEPFVDVLPPGSHPETRSVRGTNLCRLSVMQPQGRGTLLVMSVIDNLAKGASAQAVQNMNIMFGLSETLGLESPAVLP, encoded by the coding sequence GTGATCAAGGTAGCAATTGTCGGTGGCACCGGCTATACGGGGCTGGAATTATTGAGGCTTTTGGCGGTGCATCCACAGGCTGAAGTCACTGCCATCACTTCCCGCTCCCGGAAAGATATCCGTGTGGCGGAGCTTTTTCCCAATCTGCGCCGCCACTGTGAGCTGGCTTTCTGCGAACCGCATATCGACCGCTTGGCCGACTGTGACGTGGTGTTCTTCGCTACCCCGCACGGTGCTGCCCAGGCCCAGGTCCCGCCTCTGCTCGAGCGGGGTATCAGGGTAATCGACCTCTCCGCGGACTTTCGCCTGCGGGATATTCCCACCTGGGAACGCTGGTATGGCCAGGTGCATGGGGCGCCGGCACTGGCTCAGGAGGCCGTCTACGGGTTGCCTGAAGTCAATCGCGCCGAGATTGCGGGGGCCCAGCTGATTGCCTGTCCCGGTTGTTACCCCACTGCGATTCAACTGGGTTGGATTCCCCTGTTGGAGGCGGATATGGTGGAGTCCGAAGGGCTGGTAGCCAGTGCTGCCAGTGGTGCCAGTGGTGCCGGACGTCAGGGCAAAACGGGCTTGATTCTGGCCGAAAACAGCGATAATTTTCGCGCCTACTCCGCCTCCGGTCACCGGCACCTGCCGGAAATAGAGCAGGGCCTGAGCCGAGTCCAGCCTCCGGGAGCCACCCCTGCTCAAGTTACTTTCGTGCCGCATCTGTTGCCGATGGTCAGGGGTATCCACGCCACTTTGCTGGCAAAAGCCAGGGGCCATCTGTCAGCTGCCGAACTTCAGGCGCTGTATGAAAATCGCTATAGGGATGAGCCGTTTGTAGATGTACTGCCCCCCGGCAGTCACCCGGAGACACGCAGTGTGAGAGGCACCAATCTGTGTCGCCTCTCTGTGATGCAGCCACAGGGGCGGGGCACGCTGCTGGTCATGTCGGTCATCGACAACCTCGCCAAGGGCGCTTCGGCTCAGGCGGTACAGAATATGAATATTATGTTTGGCCTGAGTGAGACCTTGGGCTTGGAGAGTCCGGCGGTACTGCCTTAG
- a CDS encoding bactofilin family protein: MLRKKEKQTTMASNGSNHTTLIARQTEVSGNIHFRGNLVIEGKVKGNVSANSDSEARLQIVEGGIIEGEIRVPQVVINGHVHGDVYAARHLELAAKAMVEGNVHYKLIEMVKGAQVNGALVSNVDVSSAGEPQRIGYTEDETVIEVS; encoded by the coding sequence ATGTTGAGAAAAAAAGAGAAACAAACCACTATGGCCAGTAACGGTAGTAACCACACCACCCTGATTGCACGTCAGACCGAAGTGTCCGGCAATATCCATTTTCGCGGAAACCTGGTCATCGAAGGCAAGGTGAAAGGCAATGTCAGCGCTAACAGCGACAGTGAGGCGCGCCTGCAAATTGTTGAGGGCGGTATTATCGAAGGGGAGATCCGCGTGCCGCAGGTGGTGATCAATGGCCATGTACATGGCGATGTGTATGCCGCGCGCCATCTGGAGCTGGCCGCCAAAGCTATGGTGGAGGGCAATGTACACTATAAGTTGATAGAGATGGTCAAAGGGGCACAGGTGAATGGTGCCCTGGTCTCCAACGTGGATGTCAGCTCTGCCGGTGAGCCCCAAAGGATTGGCTACACGGAAGACGAGACCGTGATTGAAGTCTCCTAG
- the tyrS gene encoding tyrosine--tRNA ligase, with protein MAGVDMALLEDLGRRGLINQATGDGELTQHLSESRTLYCGFDPTADSLHIGSLVPLLTLKRFQMAGHKPIALVGGATGLIGDPSFKAQERSLNTPEVVAGWVDKLKNQVCRFIDFGCEENPAIMANNLDWTRDLNVLDFLRSVGKHFSVNNMVNKESVKQRIQREGEGISFTEFSYMLLQAMDFSELYQRYNCTLQIGGSDQWGNITGGVDLTRRQCRGKVFGLTLPLVTKADGSKFGKTESGTIWLDAKRTSPYAFYQFWLNTADADVYKFLRYFTFLNVDEIDAIESADLQRGGRPEAQGILAREVTRLVHGEAGLAAAERISRALFSGDITDLSAADLEQLRLDGLPSSTLPKDLSGLSLINLLVDAGMAPSGKPVKDALGRSAVLINGEAKGMESNADSATLFSADKALSDNYFIVRLGKKKYHLFILAD; from the coding sequence ATGGCTGGGGTCGACATGGCACTGCTGGAGGACTTGGGCCGTCGTGGATTGATCAATCAAGCGACTGGCGATGGCGAACTGACGCAGCATTTGTCGGAGAGTCGAACCCTGTACTGCGGTTTCGATCCCACTGCAGACTCCCTGCATATAGGGAGTTTAGTACCGCTACTGACTTTGAAGAGATTTCAGATGGCAGGGCACAAACCCATTGCCCTGGTTGGCGGTGCCACCGGCCTGATTGGTGATCCGTCCTTCAAGGCACAGGAGCGCAGTCTCAATACCCCCGAAGTGGTTGCCGGCTGGGTGGACAAACTGAAAAATCAGGTTTGCCGGTTTATCGACTTCGGCTGCGAAGAAAACCCCGCCATTATGGCCAACAACCTGGACTGGACCCGCGATCTGAACGTGCTCGATTTTCTGCGCAGCGTGGGAAAGCATTTCTCTGTCAACAATATGGTGAACAAGGAATCGGTCAAACAGCGTATCCAGCGTGAGGGCGAGGGCATCTCCTTCACCGAGTTCTCCTATATGCTGCTGCAGGCCATGGACTTTTCCGAGTTGTACCAGCGCTACAACTGCACACTGCAAATTGGCGGCTCGGATCAGTGGGGCAATATCACCGGCGGTGTTGACCTGACACGTCGCCAGTGCCGCGGTAAGGTATTTGGTCTGACCCTGCCGCTGGTGACCAAGGCAGATGGCAGTAAGTTTGGTAAGACCGAGAGCGGCACCATCTGGCTCGATGCCAAGCGCACCAGTCCCTATGCGTTTTACCAGTTTTGGCTGAATACTGCTGACGCGGATGTCTACAAATTCCTGCGTTACTTCACCTTTTTGAATGTCGATGAGATTGATGCCATTGAAAGCGCCGATCTCCAGCGCGGTGGTCGGCCCGAGGCCCAGGGAATCCTTGCACGTGAAGTAACCCGCCTGGTACACGGGGAAGCAGGACTGGCCGCTGCGGAACGTATTTCCCGCGCGCTCTTTTCCGGTGATATTACCGATTTGTCGGCTGCTGATTTGGAGCAGCTGCGTCTGGACGGCCTGCCTTCCTCAACCTTGCCGAAGGACCTTAGTGGGCTGAGCCTGATTAACCTGTTGGTGGATGCGGGCATGGCCCCCTCTGGCAAACCGGTGAAAGATGCTCTCGGTCGCAGCGCAGTTCTGATCAACGGAGAAGCGAAGGGTATGGAGAGCAATGCAGACTCGGCAACGCTGTTCAGCGCCGATAAAGCGCTGAGTGACAATTACTTCATCGTACGCCTTGGCAAGAAGAAGTATCACCTGTTTATCCTCGCAGACTGA
- a CDS encoding anhydro-N-acetylmuramic acid kinase, translating into MPSLFIGLMSGTSVDSIDAVLVDFGDEGKMKPRILAAIGHPIHAALRDAILALCAPGPSELDRAGQLDRQLGQIFAEAANLLLARAGVEANAVTAIGSHGQTVRHRPPGTVTSPFTLQLGDPNTIAALTGISTVADFRRRDMALGGQGAPLMSAFHRAVFSTGTNRAVVNIGGIANITELATNGSVYGYDTGPGNALLDYWVGLHRDQPFDRDGAWAASGRANPELLNRLMSTPYFAAEPPKSTGRETFNASWLEQALAGLELTPADVQATLSEVTAASIAEAVHLFADGGELLVCGGGAKNKNLLSRLQRRLPTWSISNTNTYGIDADWLEAVGFAWLARQTLLGLPGNCPGVTGARKEAVLGAIYPP; encoded by the coding sequence ATGCCCAGTCTTTTTATCGGCCTGATGTCCGGTACCAGCGTCGACTCGATTGACGCGGTACTGGTTGATTTCGGCGATGAAGGCAAGATGAAGCCAAGAATTCTGGCAGCCATAGGACACCCCATTCACGCCGCCCTTCGCGATGCTATATTGGCCCTGTGTGCGCCTGGTCCCTCCGAACTGGACCGCGCCGGGCAACTCGACCGCCAATTGGGCCAGATCTTCGCTGAGGCCGCGAATCTGTTACTGGCGCGTGCCGGCGTTGAGGCCAATGCCGTGACCGCGATCGGCAGCCATGGGCAGACTGTGCGGCACCGCCCTCCGGGCACCGTCACCTCGCCCTTTACCCTGCAGTTGGGCGACCCCAACACCATCGCAGCCCTGACCGGTATCAGTACAGTGGCAGACTTCCGTCGCCGCGATATGGCCCTCGGTGGCCAGGGCGCGCCTCTGATGTCCGCATTTCACCGCGCTGTTTTTAGTACCGGGACCAATCGTGCCGTCGTGAATATCGGCGGCATCGCCAATATTACCGAATTGGCAACAAACGGCAGTGTGTACGGGTACGATACGGGTCCCGGCAACGCACTGCTGGATTACTGGGTGGGTTTGCACAGAGATCAACCATTTGACCGGGACGGGGCCTGGGCCGCCAGCGGCCGCGCCAATCCGGAGTTGCTCAACCGTCTGATGTCCACCCCCTACTTTGCCGCTGAGCCACCCAAAAGCACCGGCCGCGAGACATTCAATGCCAGTTGGCTTGAGCAGGCCCTGGCGGGCCTGGAGCTGACGCCTGCAGACGTGCAGGCAACCCTGTCGGAAGTTACGGCAGCCAGCATTGCCGAGGCGGTACACTTGTTTGCAGACGGTGGAGAGCTACTGGTCTGTGGCGGTGGTGCCAAGAACAAAAACCTGCTGTCCCGCCTGCAACGGAGACTGCCTACCTGGTCAATTTCCAACACGAATACCTACGGAATTGATGCTGACTGGCTGGAAGCCGTGGGGTTTGCCTGGCTAGCCCGGCAGACACTGCTCGGCCTGCCAGGTAATTGCCCCGGCGTCACCGGAGCGCGTAAAGAAGCCGTTTTGGGAGCAATCTACCCGCCCTGA
- a CDS encoding chloride channel protein, protein MGLLIGILAGGVTILFRLAMEWPTTFFLSVPQNYESLSPLWRFILPVLGALVIGFIYLPLSPKHYDVGVVHVLDRLYNHQGKMPVQNALLQFFAGAIILISGHSVGREGPAVHLGAASSSGLARILHLPNNAARSLLGCGVAAAIAASFNTPLAGVVFAMEVVMLEYSVAGFLPVMLAAVAGSTLTQLTFGREPDFNVPAIQLNSLAELPILVVCALAIGTLAALFIWAHRSLARQQYRSPLLRFLLVGLVTGTIGIWVPEILGGGYDTLQMAMLGELGIATLAVVVAAKLVATALGSGLGIPGGVIGPSLILGACLGGIAGGLANLWLGQHAASPGFYAMVGMAAMMAAMLNAPLAALLAILELTYNPNILFPGMMMIVVATVVSRQLFSTQGIYQETLRALNRAGTPSWRQQMLSGVGVASEMDRHFIVTPQIITLAQAREYIAQHPQWILIDLPDEPSPQLLRAADLATFLQGDAKGEIPATAAAKEMGIAKAPPRIDLLKIPGERKQLAELNWYATLLEAQQKLESTGADALYISRYQSGPLDNRIAGIILPEQIDSFYRK, encoded by the coding sequence ATGGGACTGCTTATCGGTATCCTGGCCGGCGGCGTGACCATTCTGTTCCGGCTGGCAATGGAGTGGCCCACCACATTTTTTTTATCGGTGCCACAGAATTATGAATCCCTCTCGCCCCTATGGCGGTTTATTCTGCCGGTACTGGGGGCTTTGGTGATTGGCTTTATCTACTTGCCACTGAGCCCCAAACACTACGACGTCGGCGTGGTACACGTGCTTGACCGGCTCTACAACCACCAGGGGAAAATGCCGGTACAAAATGCACTCCTGCAGTTTTTTGCCGGTGCCATCATCCTGATCAGCGGCCATTCGGTGGGGCGCGAAGGCCCCGCAGTGCATCTCGGCGCGGCCAGCAGCAGTGGCTTGGCGCGCATCCTTCACCTGCCCAACAACGCCGCACGCAGCCTGCTGGGCTGTGGGGTGGCCGCGGCCATCGCCGCGTCATTTAACACCCCACTGGCCGGTGTGGTGTTCGCCATGGAGGTGGTTATGCTGGAATATTCCGTGGCGGGATTTCTACCGGTCATGCTGGCGGCGGTGGCCGGCAGCACCCTTACCCAGCTCACCTTCGGGCGCGAGCCGGATTTCAATGTACCAGCAATCCAGCTTAACTCCCTGGCGGAGCTGCCCATTCTGGTTGTCTGTGCCCTGGCCATCGGTACGCTGGCGGCCCTATTCATCTGGGCCCATCGCAGCCTTGCGCGCCAGCAATACCGCTCACCACTGCTGCGCTTTCTGCTGGTGGGCCTGGTGACCGGCACCATTGGCATCTGGGTGCCGGAAATTCTCGGCGGCGGTTACGACACCCTGCAAATGGCAATGCTCGGCGAACTCGGTATCGCCACCCTGGCTGTGGTGGTCGCGGCCAAGTTGGTAGCCACGGCCCTGGGCTCCGGCCTGGGCATTCCCGGCGGGGTGATCGGGCCCAGCCTGATTCTCGGCGCCTGTCTGGGGGGCATCGCCGGCGGGCTCGCCAATCTGTGGCTGGGCCAGCACGCTGCCAGCCCCGGTTTCTATGCCATGGTGGGAATGGCGGCGATGATGGCTGCCATGCTGAATGCGCCACTGGCGGCGTTGCTGGCCATACTCGAGCTGACCTACAACCCCAATATCCTGTTTCCCGGAATGATGATGATCGTAGTGGCCACAGTGGTGAGCAGACAGCTGTTCTCCACCCAGGGTATCTACCAGGAGACACTGCGGGCATTGAACAGGGCCGGCACCCCCAGCTGGCGCCAGCAGATGCTCAGCGGTGTCGGCGTCGCCAGTGAAATGGACCGGCACTTCATCGTAACGCCACAAATCATCACCCTGGCACAAGCCAGGGAATACATCGCCCAGCACCCCCAGTGGATCCTCATTGACCTACCCGATGAACCCTCGCCACAGTTACTGCGCGCCGCTGACCTCGCTACGTTCCTGCAGGGCGACGCAAAAGGTGAAATCCCGGCAACCGCTGCTGCAAAAGAGATGGGGATTGCCAAAGCGCCACCGCGGATCGATCTGCTGAAAATACCCGGTGAGCGCAAACAATTGGCGGAGTTGAACTGGTACGCCACTTTACTGGAGGCCCAACAAAAACTGGAGAGCACCGGCGCTGACGCCCTGTACATCAGCCGCTACCAGAGCGGTCCGCTGGACAATCGCATCGCAGGTATTATTCTGCCAGAGCAAATTGATAGTTTTTACCGCAAATAA
- the hemL gene encoding glutamate-1-semialdehyde 2,1-aminomutase has product MSKSEQLFAQAQQFIPGGVNSPVRAFQAVGGTPLFIRRADGAYLYDADNQRYIDYVQSWGPMVLGHAHPEVIAAVVAQAQSGLSFGAPTELETELAETLCRLWPNMDLVRFVNSGTEATMSAIRLARGYTGRDKIVKFEGCYHGHSDALLVKAGSGALTMGVPSSPGVPAAVADNTITLNYNDVEGVRACFRELGDQIAGIIVEPVAGNMNCIPPLPGFLETLREVCDQYGAVLILDEVMTGFRVSLTGAQGYYGLEADLTTLGKVIGGGMPVGAFGGKREIMEQIAPLGPVYQAGTLSGNPVAMVAGLATLRLVEAPGFYEQLVAKTDRLVAGLLRAGRAAGIPFTANKAGSMFGFFFTEEPQITNYQQVMACDNKRFNRFFHGMLEEGVYLAPASYEAGFMSAAHTEKDIEETITAAERVFARLD; this is encoded by the coding sequence ATGAGTAAATCCGAACAGCTCTTTGCGCAGGCGCAACAGTTTATCCCCGGCGGCGTTAACTCACCGGTACGGGCTTTTCAGGCGGTGGGCGGTACACCGTTGTTCATCCGCCGAGCCGACGGTGCCTACCTCTACGACGCGGATAACCAGCGCTACATCGACTATGTGCAGTCCTGGGGCCCGATGGTGCTGGGTCACGCACACCCCGAAGTCATTGCTGCGGTGGTGGCACAGGCCCAATCAGGCCTGAGCTTTGGTGCGCCTACCGAGCTGGAAACCGAACTAGCGGAAACACTCTGTCGCCTGTGGCCAAATATGGACCTGGTGCGCTTTGTCAACTCCGGCACCGAAGCCACCATGAGCGCCATCCGCCTGGCGCGTGGCTATACCGGGCGCGACAAAATTGTGAAGTTCGAGGGCTGCTACCACGGTCATTCCGATGCCCTGCTGGTGAAAGCGGGTTCCGGAGCCCTGACCATGGGGGTCCCCTCCTCCCCCGGTGTGCCCGCAGCCGTGGCGGACAATACCATCACCCTGAACTACAACGATGTGGAGGGCGTGCGCGCCTGTTTCAGGGAGCTCGGTGACCAGATCGCCGGTATTATTGTCGAGCCCGTGGCCGGCAATATGAACTGCATTCCGCCGCTGCCCGGCTTCCTGGAAACTTTGCGCGAAGTCTGTGACCAATATGGTGCCGTATTGATTCTCGACGAGGTGATGACCGGTTTCCGCGTCAGCCTGACCGGTGCCCAGGGCTACTATGGCCTTGAGGCGGACCTGACCACACTCGGCAAGGTGATCGGCGGTGGTATGCCGGTGGGCGCCTTTGGCGGCAAGCGCGAGATTATGGAACAGATTGCCCCTCTGGGTCCGGTGTATCAGGCGGGTACCCTGTCCGGTAACCCGGTGGCCATGGTGGCAGGCCTGGCAACCCTGCGCCTGGTGGAAGCACCCGGCTTCTACGAACAGCTTGTTGCCAAAACAGACCGCCTGGTAGCGGGCCTCCTCAGGGCCGGCAGGGCGGCAGGCATTCCTTTCACCGCCAATAAGGCCGGCAGCATGTTCGGCTTCTTTTTTACGGAAGAGCCTCAGATAACTAACTACCAGCAGGTAATGGCGTGTGACAACAAGCGCTTTAACCGCTTCTTCCACGGCATGCTCGAAGAGGGGGTCTATCTGGCACCGGCATCCTACGAAGCCGGTTTTATGTCTGCCGCCCACACCGAAAAAGATATTGAGGAAACGATCACCGCCGCCGAGCGGGTCTTCGCTCGCCTCGACTGA
- the erpA gene encoding iron-sulfur cluster insertion protein ErpA codes for MSEVVSFSPVPLVVTDSAVAKVKSLLEEEGNPDLKLRVFVTGGGCSGFQYGFSFDELVAEDDAVIEKDGIQVLVDAMSYPYLVGANVDYEEGLSGSRFVVQNPNASSTCGCGSSFSI; via the coding sequence ATGTCAGAAGTTGTATCCTTTTCTCCCGTACCGCTGGTGGTTACAGATAGTGCTGTGGCCAAGGTAAAGAGCCTGCTGGAAGAAGAGGGCAACCCAGATCTGAAGCTCAGGGTATTCGTCACCGGTGGCGGCTGCTCGGGATTCCAATACGGCTTCTCTTTTGACGAACTGGTTGCTGAGGATGATGCCGTTATTGAAAAGGATGGCATACAGGTCTTGGTTGACGCCATGAGCTATCCCTATCTGGTGGGCGCCAATGTCGACTATGAAGAGGGCCTGTCCGGTTCTCGATTCGTTGTGCAAAACCCCAATGCTTCCTCAACCTGTGGTTGTGGCTCCTCCTTCTCCATATAG
- a CDS encoding peptidoglycan DD-metalloendopeptidase family protein, translated as MQNHRKPIPNPRIGALSKHFPRVHALTAGVAVFVLVLAVFIPTPEVEARRMPLPVKLSPVTGETGEAHLDTTLAPHQAVPLASAGTEALQSLSLKIRNGDTLTDLFKRAKVHASEMYHLLGSGREAKQLARLAPGEELTFLLNPEGQLQRLELHKDRLSQVRFTRTTGNTFKHTLVQREPDSHPAYRHGEISSSLFVAGSEAGLSDSLIMEMADVFSSDIDFALDIRKGDSFSIMFEEKFFDGEKIGNGPILAVSFTNQGRTYSAVRYVDNKGDANYFTPEGKSMRKAFIRTPLDIVRISSHFNPRRLHPVFKSRRPHNGTDYAAPRGTPVYATGDGRVIASSYSKANGNYIFIQHGERYVTRYLHLTKRKVKKGQRVQQRQVIGTVGSTGYATGPHLHYEFLVDGRHRNPATIVRKLPKAKSVPTSEMTRFKNQTQPLLAKLASYQGPALAKLDENNP; from the coding sequence ATGCAAAACCACCGCAAACCGATTCCAAACCCCCGTATTGGCGCCTTGTCCAAACATTTTCCCCGGGTACATGCACTAACCGCTGGTGTCGCTGTATTTGTGTTGGTGCTGGCCGTATTTATTCCCACACCGGAGGTAGAAGCCAGGCGCATGCCCCTGCCGGTCAAACTCTCTCCGGTCACTGGAGAAACCGGCGAGGCCCACCTCGATACCACTCTCGCACCCCATCAGGCTGTGCCATTGGCCAGTGCCGGCACAGAAGCCCTTCAGTCACTGAGTCTGAAAATACGCAATGGCGATACCCTCACTGATCTTTTCAAGCGCGCCAAAGTGCATGCCAGCGAGATGTATCACTTGCTCGGCAGCGGCAGGGAAGCCAAGCAATTGGCCCGCCTGGCTCCGGGGGAAGAACTCACCTTTTTGCTGAATCCAGAGGGACAGCTACAACGTCTTGAGCTGCACAAGGACCGGCTGAGTCAAGTCAGGTTTACCCGCACAACGGGAAACACATTTAAACACACCCTGGTACAGCGCGAGCCGGACAGCCACCCGGCCTATCGTCACGGTGAGATTAGCAGCTCACTATTTGTCGCCGGCAGTGAGGCGGGATTGAGCGACAGCCTGATCATGGAAATGGCAGACGTTTTCAGTTCCGATATCGACTTCGCGCTGGATATTCGCAAGGGCGACAGCTTTAGCATTATGTTTGAAGAAAAATTTTTCGATGGGGAGAAAATTGGCAACGGGCCCATTCTGGCAGTCAGTTTTACCAATCAGGGCAGGACCTATAGCGCTGTGCGCTACGTCGACAATAAGGGCGACGCCAACTACTTTACGCCGGAAGGCAAGAGTATGCGCAAGGCCTTTATCCGCACTCCATTGGATATTGTCCGTATCAGTTCTCACTTTAACCCCCGGCGCCTACATCCTGTGTTCAAATCCCGCCGCCCTCACAACGGCACCGACTATGCCGCACCCCGCGGCACGCCCGTCTATGCCACCGGCGATGGCCGTGTCATCGCCTCCAGTTACAGCAAGGCCAATGGGAACTATATATTCATCCAACACGGCGAGCGCTATGTTACCCGCTACCTGCACCTGACCAAACGCAAGGTGAAAAAAGGCCAGCGTGTACAACAGCGCCAGGTGATTGGCACCGTGGGTTCCACCGGTTATGCAACCGGGCCACACCTGCACTACGAATTCCTGGTGGATGGCAGGCATCGCAACCCGGCCACCATAGTGCGCAAACTCCCGAAAGCGAAATCGGTGCCGACCTCTGAAATGACCCGCTTTAAGAACCAGACCCAGCCATTACTGGCAAAACTGGCCAGTTACCAGGGACCGGCACTGGCCAAACTCGACGAGAACAACCCATAA
- a CDS encoding DUF6776 family protein has protein sequence MELKVKGSKQYRMKVVPHKPFSGVFATVGVTLLVLATAAGSYFTGQYQLRKSLDEKTVQHTKVLEHLAALKGENETLRMRATTAEQSLAIGDKASEAVRAELVQKENQIAELKQEISFYRGVMAPADGGEGVSIGRFILSQTADARMYQYKLQVQQSAARRNVVRGSATVTVVGREDGQVKRYPLKALSEQVENESIALRFKYFQNIEGELRLPEGFVPEGVELLLKSTGRKGFNIEQRYGWLVQKS, from the coding sequence ATGGAGCTCAAAGTTAAAGGCAGCAAGCAGTACCGCATGAAGGTGGTGCCCCATAAGCCCTTTTCTGGTGTTTTCGCCACAGTTGGTGTCACTCTGCTGGTTTTGGCCACGGCTGCCGGCTCCTATTTTACCGGGCAGTACCAATTGCGTAAGAGTCTGGATGAAAAGACTGTGCAGCACACTAAGGTTCTGGAGCATCTGGCGGCCCTTAAGGGCGAAAATGAAACCCTGCGTATGCGCGCGACAACCGCTGAGCAATCCCTGGCGATTGGTGACAAGGCCAGCGAGGCTGTGCGCGCTGAACTGGTGCAAAAAGAAAACCAGATTGCCGAGTTGAAGCAGGAGATTTCTTTTTACCGGGGCGTTATGGCGCCGGCGGATGGCGGCGAGGGCGTTTCTATTGGCCGCTTTATCCTTTCGCAAACCGCCGATGCAAGAATGTATCAGTACAAATTACAGGTGCAGCAGTCAGCGGCGCGGCGCAATGTGGTCAGGGGCTCAGCCACTGTTACTGTGGTTGGGCGCGAGGATGGGCAGGTGAAGCGCTATCCCCTGAAGGCGTTATCCGAGCAGGTGGAGAACGAATCCATTGCGTTGCGTTTCAAGTATTTCCAGAATATCGAGGGCGAGCTGCGCTTACCGGAGGGGTTTGTCCCCGAGGGTGTGGAGTTGTTGCTCAAATCCACCGGGCGCAAAGGGTTCAATATTGAACAGCGCTATGGTTGGCTGGTTCAGAAAAGCTAG
- the hemJ gene encoding protoporphyrinogen oxidase HemJ encodes MLWVKAFHIIAMVSWFAALFYLPRLFVYHVDATDAISRDRFCIMERRLYRVIAIPSMITTIALGIWLYSFNTSYYTAAGWMHAKLAFVVLLLVYHHICGAYVRKFARDNNTRSGRFFRIFNEIPTLALIVIVVLAVVKPF; translated from the coding sequence ATGCTGTGGGTCAAGGCTTTTCACATTATCGCCATGGTGAGCTGGTTTGCGGCACTATTTTATTTACCGCGCCTTTTTGTCTATCATGTGGATGCCACAGATGCCATCAGTCGCGATCGCTTCTGCATTATGGAACGGCGCCTGTATCGCGTGATTGCCATCCCCTCCATGATCACCACAATCGCCCTGGGTATCTGGTTATACAGTTTTAACACCAGCTACTACACTGCCGCAGGCTGGATGCATGCAAAGCTCGCCTTTGTGGTATTGCTGCTGGTTTATCATCATATATGTGGCGCCTATGTGCGTAAATTTGCCCGGGACAACAATACCCGCAGCGGACGCTTTTTCCGTATATTCAATGAGATTCCAACACTGGCTCTGATTGTCATTGTCGTCCTGGCGGTAGTAAAGCCCTTCTAA